In Gossypium hirsutum isolate 1008001.06 chromosome D06, Gossypium_hirsutum_v2.1, whole genome shotgun sequence, one genomic interval encodes:
- the LOC107901873 gene encoding uncharacterized protein, producing the protein MEVAPPQFVTVMRHRTRKMLDTINEEDRDGSNDDNSLSPTLKSSPTAIPVSATMVAAAAAASSSSATTVMPSSKYLSKERQVFQFSRLEMTSKMYIPTESGGLA; encoded by the coding sequence ATGGAGGTTGCTCCACCACAGTTTGTTACTGTCATGAGGCACAGAACGAGAAAGATGTTGGATACTATCAATGAAGAGGATAGAGATGGTAGCAACGATGATAATTCTCTTTCTCCGACGTTGAAGAGCTCACCAACTGCAATCCCTGTGAGTGCCACCATGgtagctgctgctgctgctgcttcaTCTTCTTCGGCCACTACTGTGATGCCAAGCTCCAAGTATTTGTCAAAGGAGCGTcaagtttttcaattttcaaGACTAGAAATGACTTCAAAGATGTATATTCCAACAGAGTCCGGAGGATTGGCCTGA